In a genomic window of Wyeomyia smithii strain HCP4-BCI-WySm-NY-G18 chromosome 1, ASM2978416v1, whole genome shotgun sequence:
- the LOC129718405 gene encoding putative vitellogenin receptor, whose amino-acid sequence MSRSSVTIVVIVIACGLLPWMVLAGRSKGGAMKFTCSNDEFQCDNGACIPKAGHCNGSKDCTDGSDEQGCDFFLCRKPMWYRCKNDETCISASFLCDKHKDCPLGDDEENCENFEVPHVPVPCSKFEFTCTDKMCIPLDLVCDGEQHCLDGSDETIGCMDIESKCKGFLCKNKHCIKNHDWVCDGIDDCGDGSDEKNCFAACNLEHGKYECADNRTCVDLEQVCDGKDDCGDRSDEGELCNSKECDTLKCPKSCKNTPQGAVCLCKTGFVFNKISKSCEDINECERYGLCSQGCVNTPGSFNCTCVNKFTLQKDGRTCELSDASEALMLYSTQKSIGALYLTSKHQYYVAKDLSQVIGVSYDGNHVYWTDISFKTESIERSLEDGSKRELLLTSGLSSPEDLTLDWLTGNIYFSDSGHMMIAVCSNNGFHCKILIKDNLHKPRGIALLPQNGTMFYSDWGDKPMIETANMDGTNKRVLVEKDIHWPNGLSLDWPNGRLYWVDAKLRKIESVRLDGSHRQTVLSDVVKHPFSISLFNDRIYWSDWDTKSIQSCNKFNGKDRKTLVHDRQIFDVHVYHSSIMPKGDHPCIGNLCSHLCLLAPNNNYSCACPYGMALKPDKHSCQEVIKRQYLLMGIGNYLVRLDMPAFGRHETSKGDAFQFFISRMVFNSITGELFVADNIQKVIFTVDIKAKTSRKLISTGIGNITAMAFDFLGNNLYWADSERSTVEVFSLQTHHRSILQHYLGTDTPVGLAVIPELGKMFIALRAALPVPHTHIDRQDMNGRGPHTHIIEEKLSGNGSFNFVVDRDLRSVYWNDMGLSRIEFTSYEGDTRHLFREFLRMPVSIAIVEDGLFWTCYKSRRLYWSDKHNLGTTKKMNIEKPPFGNLPDEIVLLASQPLQRYDHPCQKQNGGCSHICIAAGMYSSSCVCPTGMIFSSTKNTTCIDAIDCEFKCTSGECLTISKRCNGNVDCADGSDEKGCDDQARSASVECRFDQFMCADRSKCIDQKLRCDKHFDCPDQSDEKNCESYDPGKGCHENQHACPDGLCIDVNALCDGFEDCSDGSDEKDCTNLNNEKHNATTCPPMMFRCNSGQCIPKWWECDGHPDCSDGSDEHAKCLKKAECAKGFTKCALGHCIEDRFVCDGNNDCGDNSDEQNCTVEAEPCVGLEEDNPTKFLCHRSGKCLDIAVRCNGTSECPHGEDEADCSNCGIHEFQCKSGSCIRKEWRCDKEIDCDDGSDELDCVNATAGTEKQFFVACGEGTFECKPGVCIEMSKVCDGKKDCSNGKDEGKGCNDACTKSPCEQKCIKTPSGPVCDCRVGFTLAGNRKSCLDINECVEGKPCAQICTNTRGSFRCSCNPGFMLRSDKVSCKAVGPNRFVLYTSYNQIRKLEVTPPSIRVLLQTNQSSITGLDVDVRRQKLYYTDEYSPAISQYDLAENTTETIRNVGQPDHLAVDWITGNIYFFDHSEPSIKLCSPKGISCARLITFSTQVFIKAMAVDPINHVLFFAQMHFWIFQVPHSIIYRANLDGSHMEVITKDVSHVTSLQCDIENRLLYLTDMGTKSIKVIDYEGKQLRTVVDKQPLAINRPIGFTLYENTALVLNMASSTVGQCKLYGDYECKLLELNVHNSNQLLIVQKSRQPMVDNVCDAAKINCSLICVPTENGGKCICYNGEHVRPGDQCPQSIEAIHAKERIPTESLVDPTAHQASHSNTTSVVANVFVSLLVIGLLLGAAVYYYKRRFSEKFEVGVHFHNPELSTIDSAQVKMFQGAPKLNETATHTELMIDTPPLHQTAIAGCSTAACSGAAVPSSSESIVTPRQLDVTCTAMELENMSDADSMKDAYCCMSDDPRQRLLM is encoded by the exons ATGTCACGATCGAGCGTCACGATTGTGGTGATCGTGATTGCATGTGGGTTGCTTCCATGGATGGTATTGGCGGGGCGTAGTAAAGGTGGCGCTATGAAATTCACCTGTTCGAACGATGAGTTTCAGTGCGATAATGGGGCATGCATTCCAAAGGCGGGACACTGTAACGGAAGCAAGGATTGTACGGATGGCAGTGATGAGCAGGGTTGTG ATTTCTTCCTATGTCGTAAGCCCATGTGGTACAGGTGTAAGAACGACGAAACGTGTATCAGTGCGTCGTTCCTGTGCGACAAACATAAGGATTGTCCGCTAGGAGATGACGAAGAAAACTGTGAAAACTTTGAAGTACCACACGTGCCAGTACCCTGCAGTAAATTCGAGTTCACCTGTACGGATAAAATGTGTATTCCTTTGGATTTAGTTTGCGACGGAGAGCAGCACTGTTTGGATGGATCGGATGAGACGATCGGGTGCATGGACATCGAAAGTAAGTGCAAGGGATTTCTTTGCAAGAACAAACACTGCATCAAGAATCACGACTGGGTGTGCGACGGAATCGACGACTGTGGAGATGGATCGGATGAGAAGAACTGTTTTGCTGCTTGTAACCTCGAACACGGCAAGTACGAATGCGCTGACAATCGAACCTGTGTGGATCTGGAGCAGGTCTGCGATGGGAAGGATGACTGCGGGGATCGCAGTGATGAAGGAGAACTGTGCAACTCGAAGGAGTGCGACACACTTAAATGCCCAAAAAGTTGCAAGAATACTCCCCAAGGAGCAGTTTGCCTGTGCAAGACGGGTTTCGTGTTCAACAAAATCTCGAAATCTTGTGAAGATATCAACGAATGCGAGCGTTACGGGCTGTGCTCGCAAGGTTGCGTAAATACTCCAGGCTCATTTAATTGCACTTGTGTCAACAAATTCACTCTGCAGAAGGATGGGCGTACGTGTGAACTTAGTG ACGCTTCGGAAGCTCTTATGCTATACTCAACGCAGAAATCAATTGGTGCTCTGTACCTAACATCCAAGCATCAATATTACGTGGCAAAGGATCTATCGCAGGTGATTGGGGTCAGCTACGATGGAAATCACGTCTACTGGACCGATATTTCCTTCAAAACGGAATCGATCGAACGCTCCCTGGAAGACGGTAGCAAACGGGAGTTGCTGCTCACTTCGGGGCTCTCTTCTCCTGAAGACCTGACACTGGATTGGCTAACTGGAAACATCTATTTTAGTGACAGCGGCCACATGATGATCGCAGTCTGCTCCAACAATGGTTTCCACTGCAAGATATTGATTAAAGATAACCTCCACAAACCAAGGGGAATTGCGTTACTTCCACAGAACGGAACCATGTTCTATTCGGATTGGGGCGATAAACCGATGATCGAAACCGCCAACATGGACGGTACCAACAAGCGAGTGTTGGTCGAAAAAGATATCCACTGGCCCAATGGTCTGAGTCTTGATTGGCCAAACGGTCGGCTGTACTGGGTTGATGCCAAACTGCGAAAGATCGAGAGCGTACGCCTCGATGGCAGTCACCGACAAACAGTTTTGAGCGATGTGGTGAAGCACCCGTTTTCGATTTCGCTCTTCAATGATCGCATTTACTGGTCAGACTGGGACACCAAGAGCATTCAATCCTGTAACAAGTTTAACGGAAAAGATCGCAAAACTTTAGTGCACGATCGTCAAATTTTCG ATGTTCATGTGTACCACTCCAGTATCATGCCGAAAGGTGATCATCCATGTATTGGTAACCTGTGCTCGCATCTCTGTCTGCTTGCTCCGAACAATAACTACAGTTGCGCCTGTCCGTACGGCATGGCCCTAAAACCAGACAAGCACTCTTGCCAGGAAGTCATAAAACGTCAATATCTGCTCATGGGAATCGGCAACTATTTAGTCCGCTTGGATATGCCAGCTTTCGGAAGACACGAAACCAGCAAGGGTGACGCGTTTCAATTCTTCATTTCTCGGATGGTGTTCAACTCCATCACGGGCGAGCTTTTCGTGGCTGACAATATTCAAAAGGTGATTTTTACCGTTGATATAAAAGCGAAAACTTCGCGAAAGCTCATCTCTACTGGAATTGGAAACATTACTGCCATGGCCTTCG ATTTTCTCGGCAACAACCTGTATTGGGCTGACAGTGAGCGAAGCACGGTGGAAGTTTTCTCGCTGCAAACTCATCATCGTTCGATCCTGCAGCACTACCTCGGTACGGACACTCCGGTCGGTCTGGCAGTGATTCCCGAACTCGGTAAAATGTTTATCGCACTACGGGCAGCGCTTCCGGTGCCGCATACGCACATCGACCGGCAGGACATGAACGGTCGGGGTCCCCACACGCACATCATCGAGGAAAAGCTCAGCGGCAACGGTTCGTTTAATTTCGTAGTGGACCGGGATCTGCGCTCCGTCTACTGGAACGATATGGGTCTCAGCCGGATCGAGTTCACCAGCTACGAAGGTGACACTCGGCATTTGTTCCGCGAGTTTCTGCGCATGCCGGTATCGATCGCAATCGTCGAGGATGGTCTCTTTTGGACGTGCTACAAATCGCGGCGGCTGTATTGGTCCGATAAGCATAACCTCGGGACGACAAAGAAGATGAACATAGAAAAACCACCGTTTGGAAATTTGCCGGATGAGATCGTGCTACTGGCCAGTCAGCCATTGCAGCGTTACGATCATCCCTGTCAGAAACAAAACGGAGGATGCTCACACATTTGCATAGCTGCAGGCATGTACAGCAGCTCGTGCGTTTGTCCTACGGGAATGATCTTTAGCTCGACGAAGAACACAACCTGCATCGATGCGATCGATTGCGAGTTCAAATGCACCAGCGGTGAATGCCTAACGATCAGCAAACGATGCAACGGGAATGTGGATTGTGCCGACGGATCGGATGAAAAGGGATGCGATGACCAAGCACGATCAGCTAGCGTTGAGTGTCGATTTGATCAGTTCATGTGTGCCGATCGGAGCAAATGTATCGATCAGAAGCTACGGTGCGATAAACACTTCGACTGTCCGGATCAGTCGGACGAGAAGAACTGCGAAAGCTACGACCCAGGTAAGGGTTGCCACGAGAACCAACATGCCTGTCCGGATGGGCTGTGTATCGATGTAAATGCTCTGTGCGATGGATTTGAAGATTGTTCGGACGGTTCGGACGAAAAAGATTGCACAAATTTGAACAATGAAAAGCACAATGCCACTACATGCCCACCGATGATGTTTCGGTGCAACTCTGGTCAATGTATTCCCAAGTGGTGGGAGTGTGATGGACATCCGGATTGTTCTGACGGTTCCGATGAGCACGCCAAATGTCTGAAGAAGGCTGAGTGTGCGAAGGGCTTCACCAAGTGTGCACTGGGACACTGCATCGAAGATCGGTTTGTTTGCGATGGAAATAATGACTGCGGTGATAATTCGGATGAACAGAACTGTACGGTCGAGGCTGAGCCATGCGTGGGCTTGGAGGAAGATAATCCGACAAAGTTTTTATGTCATCGCTCGGGTAAGTGTCTGGATATTGCTGTGCGATGCAATGGTACTTCGGAATGTCCACATGGGGAGGATGAGGCCGATTGCAGCAACTGTGGGATTCACGAATTTCAATGCAAGAGCGGATCGTGCATCAGAAAAGAGTGGCGATGCGACAAGGAAATCGATTGTGATGATGGAAGTGACGAACTGGATTGTGTGAATGCCACGGCCGGAACGGAGAAACAGTTTTTCGTAGCTTGCGGAGAAGGGACATTCGAGTGTAAACCAGGAGTTTGCATCGAAATGAGTAAAGTGTGCGACGGTAAAAAGGACTGCTCAAATGGAAAAGATGAAGGAAAAGGCTGTAATGATGCCTGCACGAAGAGCCCCTGTGAACAGAAGTGTATCAAGACCCCGAGTGGGCCTGTTTGTGATTGCCGAGTTGGGTTTACGCTGGCAGGAAACCGAAAATCTTGCCTGGATATCAATGAATGTGTGGAAGGTAAACCATGTGCGCAAATTTGTACCAACACCCGAGGTTCCTTCCGCTGCTCGTGCAATCCTGGGTTTATGCTACGTTCGGATAAGGTTTCCTGCAAAGCAGTTGGTcccaatcgatttgttttgtACACTTCGTACAACCAAATTCGGAAGCTCGAAGTGACACCTCCCTCGATTAGAGTTCTTCTGCAAACCAACCAATCCAGTATAACCGGTTTGGATGTAGATGTGCGCCGCCAGAAGCTTTACTACACCGACGAGTACAGCCCAGCTATCAGCCAATACGACCTGGCTGAAAACACCACCGAGACAATTCGTAATGTTGGCCAACCAGATCACCTAGCTGTGGATTGGATCACTGGGAATATATACTTCTTCGATCACTCGGAACCCTCGATCAAGTTGTGCTCCCCAAAGGGGATATCTTGTGCCCGTTTAATAACTTTCTCCACCCAGGTGTTCATAAAAGCTATGGCTGTTGATCCCATCAACCATGTTTTGTTCTTCGCTCAGATGCACTTCTGGATTTTCCAAGTGCCCCACTCTATTATCTATCGAGCAAATCTGGACGGCTCCCATATGGAAGTCATCACCAAGGATGTTTCCCACGTCACTTCCTTGCAGTGCGACATTGAAAACCGGTTGCTCTACCTGACTGACATGGGTACCAAATCGATCAAAGTAATCGACTACGAGGGTAAGCAACTTCGAACCGTAGTAGATAAACAACCGCTGGCGATCAATCGACCGATCGGTTTCACGTTATACGAAAATACTGCCTTAGTTCTGAATATGGCTTCCTCGACTGTCGGTCAGTGCAAGCTCTACGGTGACTACGAATGCAAACTGCTTGAGCTGAATGTCCACAACTCCAACCAACTGCTGATTGTTCAGAAATCCCGTCAACCAATGGTCGACAACGTTTGCGATGCTGCTAAAATCAACTGCAGTCTGATTTGTGTTCCTACCGAAAACGGTGGCAAATGTATCTGCTATAACGGTGAGCATGTCCGTCCAGGAGATCAGTGTCCTCAGAGCATCGAAGCTATTCATGCAAAGGAACGAATACCAACCGAGTCGCTAGTAGATCCTACCGCGCATCAAGCGTCTCACAGCAATACAACAAGTGTCGTAGCAAACGTTTTTGTTTCTCTACTGGTAATCGGTCTACTACTGGGAGCTGCCGTTTACTACTACAAGCGTCGCTTCAGTGAAAAATTCGAAGTTGGTGTGCACTTCCACAACCCGGAGCTGAGTACAATCGATTCGGCCCAGGTAAAGATGTTCCAGGGTGCCCCGAAGCTGAACGAAACCGCTACCCATACGGAGTTGATGATAGATACACCTCCCTTGCATCAGACTGCCATCGCCGGATGCTCCACGGCAGCATGTTCCGGTGCAGCGGTGCCGAGTTCGAGTGAATCTATCGTCACACCCCGGCAGCTGGATGTCACCTGTACGGCGATGGAGCTTGAAAATATGTCCGATGCGGACTCGATGAAGGATGCCTACTGCTGTATGTCTGATGATCCCAGACAGAGATTGTTGATGTGA
- the LOC129733898 gene encoding ras-related protein Rab-40C produces the protein MAKEYDYLLKVLLVGDSDVGKQEILSGLDDGSSESPFCSGSTAYKTTTILLDGKRVKLQVWDTSGQGRFCTIIRSYSRGAQGIILVYDITNKWSFDGLSRWLKEVEEHAPGVPKVLVGNRLHLAFKRQVAAKQAELYASRNKMACFEISPLCDFNIRESFCELARMALHRNGMERIWRSNKVLSLQELCCRTIVRRTSVYAIDTLPLPPSVKSYLKSYAMTSSQCLNTVLHHNTIPASNAKNLKCKTPTGHLKLHRSSAISSVSGSMRNSCVIS, from the exons ATGGCCAAGGAGTATGACTATCTGCTGAAGGTGCTTCTGGTTGGAGATAGTGACGTGGGCAAACAGGAGATCCTTTCCGGTCTGGACGACGGTTCGTCCGAGAGTCCTTTCTGCAGTGGAAGTA CCGCTTACAAAACCACAACTATCCTGCTGGACGGCAAGCGTGTCAAGTTGCAGGTGTGGGACACCTCCGGCCAGGGTCGCTTCTGCACCATCATTCGATCCTATTCCCGGGGAGCGCAGGGCATAATCCTGGTGTACGACATAACCAACAAGTGGAGCTTCGACGGGCTGAGCCGTTGGCTGAAGGAGGTGGAAGAGCACGCCCCTGGCGTCCCAAAAGTTCTGGTCGGCAACCGGTTGCACTTGGCGTTCAAACGACAGGTGGCGGCGAAACAGGCCGAACTGTACGCCTCCCGTAACAAGATGGCCTGCTTTGAGATTTCCCCCTTGTGTGATTTCAACATTCGCGAATCGTTCTGCGAGTTGGCCCGAATGGCGTTACATCGCAACGGAATGGAGCGAATCTGGCGCTCGAATAAAGTGCTCTCGCTGCAGGAACTCTGCTGTCGGACGATCGTTCGTCGAACAAGTGTGTACGCTATCGACACCCTTCCACTGCCGCCGTCGGTAAAGTCGTACCTGAAATCGTACGCCATGACATCGTCGCAGTGCCTGAACACGGTGCTGCATCACAACACTATACCGGCGTCGAACGCAAAGAACCTCAAGTGCAAAACTCCCACCGGCCATCTGAAGCTGCACAGGAGCAGCGCCATCAGCAGCGTTAGCGGCAGCATGCGGAACAGCTGCGTGATTTCCTGA